The Methanolinea sp. genome segment GGCACGGTCTCCATCCGGGTCCCGCACTGCCCCTCGCAGGAGGCGAGGCTCCGGCGGGGACTCGGCGAGTACGCGTGCAGGGAGATGCACAGGGCAGAATTCACGGGGTTTGCCCGCGAGATAGACCCGCGGATCAGGGTCGAGTGCATCTTCGCGCCGCCGGATCCCCACCCCGGTGACATGTTCTGCGCCTGGCGCTTCACGCTGGACGAGGACAGGGGCCCGCCGAGCGGGTGACAGGGCGAAAAGGGACTGTCCGATGGCATGGTTCCTCCTCGCGCTCGCGGGTGCACTCGCGCAGGCGGCCTACTCGGCAGGGGCAAAGTCCCTCCTCGCCCGGTTCCACCCTGCCCGGCTCGCCGGGGGGACCTTCCTTGCGGCCGCACTCGCCCTCGCCGCGATCTCCCTCGTGAGGGGCATCCCCCCGGTCGCCCCGGGGTTCCCGGCCGCGGTCCTCGCCACGGTTGCGATCAACGCGGCCGCGACAGTGCTCTTCTACAGGGCGCTCTCGATCTCCGACCTCTCCCTCTGCCTCCCCATGCTCTCGTTCACCCCGGTCTTCCTCGTTTTTACGGCATTCGCGATCCTCGGCGAGACCCCGAGTCCCGCCGGTTCCGCCGGGATCTGCCTCGTCGTCGCCGGCTCGTACCTGCTCGGGGTGCACGGGACCGGCAGTCCGGGGAGGGCGTGGACCGCCCCGTTCCGGGTGCTCTCCTCGGACAGGGGCGTCCGGTACATGCTCCTCGTCGCGTTCCTCTACAGCATCTCGGTCAACTACGACCGCCTCGTCGTCGCGTACTCTGACCCCGTGTTCGGCTCCGCCGCCGTCTACGGGTCGCTCGCCTGCATCTTCGTCGCGTGGGAGATCGCGCGGGCAATTGCCGGGCGCGGGAGAGGGACGCCCCGTGCCACCCGCCGCGGCGTGCGGGAGTGCGGGGCGCTCCTCCTCCTCGGGATGGTCCTCGTCGTGGAGGCGGTCGCGGTCAACACCGCGTACACGCTCTCGCTCGTCCCCTACGTCATCGCGGTGAAGAGGCTCTCGGTCCTCTTCGGAGTCCTCGCGGGGGGTTTCCTCCTCGGGGAGGAGAGTCTCGTGCAGCGGGGGGCCGGGGCCGCGGTGATGGTCGCGGGCGCGGTCCTCATCGTTCTCGGCGGCTAGCGGCACGGCACGGGTGGACGGTGAAAAGTGGGTATACCCCCGACCAGATTCGAACTGGTGTCGCCGGATCCAAAGTCCTGCATGATTGACCGCTACACCACGGGGGTTCTCGCACGTTGCATACCGGTCGCCTCGCCGGTATGTCCTCTCATCTTTTCACGTTCCCTGCTATTAAATCCCACTTTGGAGCCCGCCCGGGTACGCGGGGAGGATGTCCCTTTCAAAAACTACGGGGGATTTTTATAATCCCCCGTGTCATCCAGTTATGAACGCAACAGGAGATCTCCGATGGCATCACTTTCTGCACGCGCAGCCCCTTTTCTTCTCGTGGGTGCACTCGCGGTGGTCGCACTCGCCGGCCATGGAACCGCGATGATCGGGGGAGGGACAGGGTACTTCGAGATCACCTCTGTCCCCTCCGGGGCGAGCGTGTTCTTCGACGATACGTACAGGGGGACGACACCCGTCACCATCCCGGTCTCGACGACGGGGAATCCCACCCACACCATCCGCGTCACGAAGACAGGGTACATGGAGTGGACCACGGTCCACGAGGGTAACCCGTTCGAGGGCGAGACGATCCACATCAGCGCGACACTTATGCCCATGCCGGGCGGCGCGAAAGGTTACTACAGGATCACCTCGAG includes the following:
- a CDS encoding EamA family transporter; the protein is MAWFLLALAGALAQAAYSAGAKSLLARFHPARLAGGTFLAAALALAAISLVRGIPPVAPGFPAAVLATVAINAAATVLFYRALSISDLSLCLPMLSFTPVFLVFTAFAILGETPSPAGSAGICLVVAGSYLLGVHGTGSPGRAWTAPFRVLSSDRGVRYMLLVAFLYSISVNYDRLVVAYSDPVFGSAAVYGSLACIFVAWEIARAIAGRGRGTPRATRRGVRECGALLLLGMVLVVEAVAVNTAYTLSLVPYVIAVKRLSVLFGVLAGGFLLGEESLVQRGAGAAVMVAGAVLIVLGG